The Microcystis aeruginosa NIES-843 sequence GGCACTACCTAAATCGGGAGACTCCACCGCTAGGGATAAACGGTCATTTTCGCTATCGAGGCTAAACTTGACTAAGTTATTCTTTTGGTCCGATAAAACCGCCACTAATTCCAAACAACGGATTAATTGTTTGCGGTCTAAAACCAAAGAGCGATCGAAGGATTTAGGAATTAACTGATTATAAGTGGGATAGGCCCCTTCTAACTTACGACTGGTTAACCTCTGTTCCCCCATTTCAAAGATGACTTGAGAATCATCCACATGCAGAGTAATAGTCTCGATATTTTGTTTTGTTGCCATCATTCTTTCCAATTCTCGCAGGGCCCGGGCCGGAATGGTGACATTAAAGCCACCAGAGGCACTTTCCACCTCCTCTAGGGGAGTTTGTACCACCGCTAAACGATGACCGTCTGTAGCGGCAAATTCTAGACAATCGACGGTTTTAGTTAAATGCACCCCCGTCAACACCTGTTTAGTTTCATCGCCACTAGCGGCAAACAAAGCGCCTTTTAGTCCCTCTGTCAAGGCAACTATAGGTAAATTAACAATTTCCCCATCGGCCACCGTGGGCAATTCTGGGAACTCATCGGCTTTCATGCCGCGAATTTGGAACTGTGCCGAGGCAGTTTTCAGGAAAGCGAGACTATGCTCCTCATCATTCTCGTTTTCTTCCACAGAGATAGTGATTTCCCCCTCTCCCAAACGAGAGACAATATCGTTAAGCAATTTTGCCGGCAGGGTAATTTTGCCCCCTTCCACCACTTCGGCCCGAAAACTGGTGCGAATCCCTAAACTCAAATCAAAAGCAGTCAGGCTAATTTCGCCCTTTTCCTCATCGGCACAAAAGAGAACATTGCCCAAAACCGGATGGGTAGGACGACTGGCAACGGCCCGACTAACTAGGGATAAATTGCTGTTGAGTTCGCTTTGACTACTGGTAAATTTCATAGCAGGAATAGTTTTTTTGTACGCTAAGAAATAATAGCAAGAATTCCCCTGTGGAAAATCTGTGGAAAACCTGAGCTTTTTTTGATCGCTCTTTCCGGGCTAAAATCTATCAATAGCAATAACTTCGCCCATTGCGAGGGTGTTTGGAGCAATTCTGAAAAGATTGTGGAAAAATGGTCAAAAGTGAAATTTTCGCCCTTTCTCAGCCAATTACATAAGTAGGTAGGCGTTAAAAGTTGTCAGATGCCCCCCTTATTAAGGGGGGATTAAGGGGGGATCCCCCCGCCTATCGGCACCCCCCTTATCAAGGGGGGCAGGGGGGATCAAACCTAAAATCCATTTTTAATTTAATTATAACCAGCTACATAAGTTGTTAAGGATCAAGCTATAAGTCAAGAAGAGCGAGACTTGATCCGACCAGCGCTCTTCCTAGGGAAAAATTGCGTCAAATGTAGGCCAGTGATCTTTAAAATGGAACAAGCAGCAGGAAGTTAACAAAACAAAGCTCTGGGGCTTTCCCAGAACCGATAGACTCAAGTAGACAAGGAGACAGGATTGGTTAGCACATCTTCGTATCAAACAACAAAATCGAAAGAAATCTTTACAGCCGCTCAAAAATTAATGCCGGGGGGTGTAAGTTCCCCCGTGCGGGCCTTTAAATCCGTCGGTGGTCAACCCATCGTTTTTGAAAGCGTCAAAGGGGCCTATATTCGCGACGTGGACGGTAACGAATACATCGACTATGTGGGAACTTGGGGGCCGGCTATCTGTGGTCATGCCCATCCCGAAGTGATTGCCGCCCTACACGATGCCCTAGACAAAGGAACCAGTTTCGGCGCTCCCTGTGTTCAGGAAAATATTCTCGCTGAAATGGTGATTGATGCCGTTCCCAGCATTGAAATGGTGCGTTTTGTCAATTCCGGCACCGAAGCCTGTATGTCCGTCCTGCGCTTAATGCGGGCTTTTACCGGCCGGGATAAAATCATCAAATTCGAGGGCTGTTACCACGGTCACGCCGATATGTTCCTCGTTAAAGCCGGCTCTGGTGTAGCGACCCTGGGCCTACCCGACTCGCCGGGGGTTCCCAAAACCACCACTAACAACACTTTAACCGCCCCCTACAATGACCTGGAAGCGGTCAAAGCCCTCTTTGTCGAAAATCCCGACTCGATCGCCGGGGTGATTTTAGAGCCAGTGGTGGGTAATGCCGGCTTTATCGTGCCGGATGCTGGCTTTTTAGAGGGATTGCGGGAATTAACCAAGGAATACGGAGCCTTATTAATGTTTGATGAGGTAATGACCGGATTTCGCATCGCCTACGGTGGCGCTCAGGAAAAATTCGGCATTACCCCCGATTTAACCACCCTGGGCAAAGTTATCGGCGGTGGGCTGCCGGTGGGGGCCTACGGCGGTCGGGCCGATATTATGGCGATGGTGGCTCCGGCCGGCCCGATGTACCAAGCGGGAACCTTATCCGG is a genomic window containing:
- the dnaN gene encoding DNA polymerase III subunit beta; translated protein: MKFTSSQSELNSNLSLVSRAVASRPTHPVLGNVLFCADEEKGEISLTAFDLSLGIRTSFRAEVVEGGKITLPAKLLNDIVSRLGEGEITISVEENENDEEHSLAFLKTASAQFQIRGMKADEFPELPTVADGEIVNLPIVALTEGLKGALFAASGDETKQVLTGVHLTKTVDCLEFAATDGHRLAVVQTPLEEVESASGGFNVTIPARALRELERMMATKQNIETITLHVDDSQVIFEMGEQRLTSRKLEGAYPTYNQLIPKSFDRSLVLDRKQLIRCLELVAVLSDQKNNLVKFSLDSENDRLSLAVESPDLGSAKESMAAEIQGESGDIAFNVKYLMDGLKALPNNDIQMQLNASTQPVIFTPLGGLKMTYLVMPVQIRQ
- the hemL gene encoding glutamate-1-semialdehyde 2,1-aminomutase yields the protein MVSTSSYQTTKSKEIFTAAQKLMPGGVSSPVRAFKSVGGQPIVFESVKGAYIRDVDGNEYIDYVGTWGPAICGHAHPEVIAALHDALDKGTSFGAPCVQENILAEMVIDAVPSIEMVRFVNSGTEACMSVLRLMRAFTGRDKIIKFEGCYHGHADMFLVKAGSGVATLGLPDSPGVPKTTTNNTLTAPYNDLEAVKALFVENPDSIAGVILEPVVGNAGFIVPDAGFLEGLRELTKEYGALLMFDEVMTGFRIAYGGAQEKFGITPDLTTLGKVIGGGLPVGAYGGRADIMAMVAPAGPMYQAGTLSGNPLAMTAGIKTLELLQRPGTYQYLDKVTKSLTEGLLKVARDAGHSVSGGYISAMFGMFFTGSPVHNYEDAKKADVAKFGRFHRGMLERGVYLAPSQFEAGFTSLAHTEADIERTLAAAKEVLASL